The Amylolactobacillus amylophilus DSM 20533 = JCM 1125 genome contains a region encoding:
- a CDS encoding iron-sulfur cluster biosynthesis family protein, translating to MELTIKPAAAEILKNKVAENQVMFLALNDGSTKYSKIGGTCTIGANFQFVVSDVLDPDYNIPVENNAGFTIYTAEPETTFLGDGLTLDGRWAMLSLKDNGGIIDGGVTISKNELVGVTASDMKELGGKIC from the coding sequence ATGGAATTAACGATTAAACCTGCAGCAGCCGAGATTTTGAAAAACAAGGTTGCAGAAAATCAGGTAATGTTTCTCGCATTGAACGATGGATCAACAAAATACTCTAAGATTGGTGGTACCTGTACCATTGGCGCAAACTTCCAATTTGTAGTCTCAGACGTTTTAGACCCAGATTATAATATCCCAGTTGAGAACAACGCAGGCTTCACTATTTATACCGCGGAACCAGAGACCACCTTCCTTGGTGACGGACTGACTCTTGATGGCAGATGGGCGATGCTCTCTCTGAAGGATAATGGCGGAATCATTGATGGTGGCGTCACAATCTCTAAGAACGAGTTAGTTGGCGTAACCGCTTCCGATATGAAAGAACTAGGCGGAAAAATTTGCTAA
- a CDS encoding cob(I)yrinic acid a,c-diamide adenosyltransferase translates to MVKIYTKVGDKGYTKQVTGKMVPKYDLQIEALGAIDELDSWLGYCVTKLSVESVQLKPELIEIQRNLYLLQADLVVKSRHELTQDLTSQMERRIDELVELVEPIKAFILPGGRDAGASLQYARTLARRAERRIAELNEHQEAVADEIMQYLNRLSDYLFELARYANQLDGYAEIESKKISE, encoded by the coding sequence ATGGTTAAAATTTATACAAAAGTCGGAGATAAGGGATACACTAAACAAGTGACGGGTAAAATGGTACCGAAATATGATTTACAGATTGAAGCCTTGGGTGCAATAGATGAGCTAGACTCCTGGCTTGGTTATTGCGTGACCAAATTATCCGTAGAAAGTGTCCAGCTCAAACCGGAGCTAATCGAGATTCAAAGGAACCTCTATCTTCTGCAAGCAGACCTGGTCGTTAAATCACGACACGAGCTAACACAAGATTTGACCAGCCAAATGGAGCGAAGAATTGATGAGTTAGTTGAGCTTGTCGAACCCATCAAGGCATTTATTTTGCCGGGCGGAAGAGATGCAGGTGCGAGCTTGCAGTACGCTAGAACGCTTGCGAGACGTGCTGAACGCCGGATTGCGGAGCTAAATGAGCATCAAGAAGCAGTGGCGGATGAAATAATGCAATACCTGAATCGTCTTTCGGACTATCTGTTTGAATTAGCCAGATATGCCAATCAGTTAGATGGTTATGCGGAAATTGAGAGCAAAAAAATAAGCGAGTAG
- a CDS encoding GMP reductase: MQIFDYDDIQLIPNKCIIKIRAQADTSIKFGPRTFKIPVVPANMASIIDEDLAEWLAANDYFYIMHRFQPEKRLDFVRHMQELDLFTSISVGIKEDEYKFIDELVAAHLTPDYITIDVAHGHSDYVIKMIHYIKQNLPGSFVIAGNLATPEAVRELENAGADATKIGVGPGKACITKLKTGFGTGGWQLSALSLCSKVARKPLIADGGIRHHGDIAKSVRFGASMVMIGSLLAGHDENPGNIIRIDGKQYKQYWGSASDMQKGAYRNVEGKQMLVPYMGSIKNKLVEMREDLQSSISYAGGNDLESIRKVNYVVVKNSIMNGDY; encoded by the coding sequence ATGCAAATATTCGATTATGACGATATCCAACTAATTCCCAATAAGTGTATTATCAAAATTCGTGCGCAGGCAGACACCAGTATCAAATTTGGTCCCCGAACTTTCAAGATACCTGTGGTGCCGGCAAATATGGCTAGCATTATCGATGAGGATTTGGCAGAATGGCTGGCTGCAAACGACTATTTCTACATCATGCACCGTTTTCAACCAGAGAAAAGGTTGGATTTCGTGCGTCATATGCAAGAACTTGACCTCTTTACCTCAATCTCCGTTGGCATTAAGGAAGATGAATACAAGTTTATCGATGAACTCGTTGCGGCGCATCTAACACCTGATTACATCACAATTGACGTCGCCCACGGTCACTCTGACTATGTGATTAAGATGATTCACTATATCAAGCAAAATCTACCAGGCTCATTCGTAATAGCTGGTAACCTGGCAACCCCCGAGGCTGTACGTGAACTCGAAAATGCAGGCGCCGATGCAACAAAGATTGGTGTTGGCCCCGGTAAAGCATGCATCACAAAATTAAAAACGGGTTTTGGTACCGGTGGCTGGCAGCTCTCTGCCCTGAGCCTCTGCTCGAAGGTGGCCCGCAAACCACTGATTGCAGATGGCGGCATCAGACATCACGGCGATATTGCCAAGTCCGTACGCTTCGGTGCATCAATGGTGATGATTGGCTCCTTATTAGCCGGCCACGACGAAAATCCAGGAAATATTATCAGAATTGACGGGAAACAATATAAACAATATTGGGGCTCCGCATCTGACATGCAAAAGGGAGCCTACCGTAATGTAGAGGGCAAGCAGATGCTTGTACCCTACATGGGCTCAATCAAGAATAAGCTCGTGGAGATGCGCGAGGATCTGCAATCTTCTATCTCCTACGCTGGCGGCAATGATCTAGAATCAATCCGCAAAGTAAACTATGTGGTCGTCAAGAACTCCATCATGAATGGCGACTACTAA
- a CDS encoding lipoate--protein ligase gives MFFINTDRDNKPVNDATVNQSLDNYLINTLKLPGHGLIMYINRPSVIIGVNQNAYAEVDLKYLREKDIALVRRSSGGGAVYQDYGNIIFENIIVGDTTDFGDFSKIAQPILDALHDFGATGAVLQGRNDLVIDGKKFSGMTMVKVGDSYAAGGTLMFDLNMEDAERVLTPDQNKLQSKGVKSVNKRVTNIKPYLDERFQNMTAAEFKDELLKHMFHVDQLSQIETYNFADEDWRIIDDRLQGQYDTDEWNFGKNPGFKEYKSKHFDIGTVAFNFTVEDHKVTAFKIYGDFITGGNINIIEQNLVGTSFDQQSLTAAFDKSNLAANLGKITGAELADLMISEQ, from the coding sequence ATGTTCTTTATAAACACAGATCGAGATAACAAACCTGTCAATGATGCGACGGTTAATCAATCTCTTGATAACTACCTCATCAATACCTTGAAACTGCCTGGCCACGGGCTGATCATGTATATCAATCGGCCATCGGTGATTATTGGTGTAAACCAGAACGCATATGCGGAAGTTGATTTAAAATATCTACGTGAGAAAGATATTGCGTTGGTTCGCCGTTCTTCAGGTGGTGGAGCCGTCTATCAAGATTATGGCAACATTATTTTCGAGAATATCATTGTTGGTGACACAACTGACTTTGGTGATTTCAGCAAAATTGCGCAGCCAATCTTAGATGCACTTCACGACTTTGGTGCCACGGGAGCGGTGCTGCAGGGGAGAAATGACCTGGTGATCGATGGTAAGAAATTCTCTGGTATGACGATGGTTAAGGTGGGAGACTCCTACGCTGCTGGTGGCACGCTGATGTTCGATTTGAACATGGAAGATGCCGAACGTGTTCTGACCCCGGACCAGAACAAACTCCAGTCTAAGGGCGTTAAATCGGTCAATAAGCGCGTGACCAACATCAAGCCATACCTTGATGAGAGATTCCAGAACATGACTGCTGCTGAGTTTAAAGATGAACTTTTAAAACATATGTTCCACGTGGATCAATTGTCACAGATTGAAACATATAATTTCGCCGATGAAGACTGGCGCATCATTGATGATCGCCTGCAGGGACAGTATGATACGGATGAATGGAACTTTGGTAAAAATCCGGGATTTAAGGAATATAAATCAAAACACTTCGATATTGGAACAGTTGCCTTCAACTTCACCGTGGAAGACCATAAAGTAACGGCATTTAAGATTTATGGTGATTTTATTACCGGTGGGAATATTAATATAATTGAGCAGAATCTCGTTGGTACATCCTTTGACCAACAGAGCCTCACAGCTGCTTTTGATAAGAGTAACCTTGCTGCTAACCTTGGCAAAATCACTGGTGCAGAATTAGCTGATTTAATGATATCCGAACAATAA
- a CDS encoding SLC13 family permease, with amino-acid sequence MTVIKNIAKDRVLQITALLVIISLFLGRQQLTDIHFSTLWSITAMMTLIQIFEYLHVLDFFTYKLTSTAANTRQLSWKFVILALFSGMFLTNDITVLTLVQLYLKIANKYKLPEAVPVTLIGMAANFGSAFTPFGNPHNIFIMDHYLVNGLEFFRWSIPLLAASIILLFIFSLFIKNKPVPTVPVRDIQINLRPTLISVGVALLIFAGVFRVIPSYVGALAAILLAVLFNPRIMLHVDYPIILTFTGFFMIAGIVSRIPFVVAVISHLMYSEVSVYLTSIISSQFMSNVPSTILIGKFSPFAEALFLGSNIGGLGSVIGSMANLLVFKQYANHGRQSRSYFLLRFGLLQFIGLILLTGLGYIILIHLL; translated from the coding sequence ATGACAGTAATAAAAAATATCGCGAAAGATCGCGTGCTTCAGATCACAGCCCTGTTAGTAATTATCAGTCTATTTCTGGGTAGACAACAACTTACTGATATTCATTTCTCAACATTGTGGTCCATCACCGCAATGATGACCTTAATCCAAATTTTCGAGTACCTTCATGTACTTGACTTTTTCACTTACAAGTTAACAAGCACGGCAGCAAATACACGGCAACTATCCTGGAAGTTCGTTATCTTAGCCCTTTTCTCCGGGATGTTCCTGACCAATGACATCACCGTCTTAACATTGGTACAGTTGTATCTAAAGATTGCCAATAAATACAAATTACCAGAAGCCGTCCCCGTAACTCTAATTGGTATGGCAGCTAATTTCGGTAGCGCATTTACGCCGTTTGGCAATCCCCACAACATCTTCATCATGGATCACTACCTAGTAAACGGCCTAGAGTTCTTCCGGTGGTCTATCCCGCTGTTGGCAGCCAGCATCATCTTGCTCTTTATCTTCAGTCTTTTTATCAAAAACAAGCCGGTCCCTACTGTTCCAGTGCGCGACATTCAGATTAATTTGCGCCCAACATTGATCAGCGTTGGCGTCGCCCTGCTAATCTTTGCTGGTGTTTTCCGCGTTATTCCATCCTACGTGGGCGCGCTAGCGGCAATCCTACTTGCAGTCCTCTTCAATCCCAGAATAATGCTTCACGTCGACTACCCAATTATTCTCACTTTTACCGGTTTCTTCATGATTGCCGGAATTGTCAGTCGTATTCCGTTCGTCGTCGCCGTCATCTCACACCTAATGTACTCGGAGGTCTCTGTCTACCTAACCAGCATCATCAGTAGCCAGTTCATGAGTAATGTGCCATCAACAATTCTCATCGGTAAGTTCTCGCCCTTTGCAGAAGCGCTCTTCCTCGGGTCCAATATTGGGGGGCTCGGATCAGTGATTGGCTCGATGGCGAACTTATTAGTCTTCAAGCAATATGCTAATCACGGCAGACAAAGTCGCTCATACTTCTTACTGAGATTCGGCTTGCTCCAATTTATTGGTCTAATTCTCTTAACCGGATTGGGCTACATCATTTTAATTCATCTACTATAA
- the purB gene encoding adenylosuccinate lyase encodes MLERYTRPEMGKIWTLENRYQAWLEVEIAATNAWSREGEVPAADALKIAQNASFTVERVAELEEQTRHDVVAFTRTVSESLGAEKKWVHYGLTSTDVVDTANGLLLKQANRIIAADLAKLAQTLADLAHKYKYTVTMGRTHGVHAEPTTFGLKLARWYSEVKRDQERFAYAADQVEAGKISGAVGTFANVPPRVEQDIMDQLGLHAQEISTQVLPRDLHANYIATLALIATGIENYATEIRSLQRTEIHEVEEGFHPGQKGSSAMPHKRNPIGSENVTGLARILRGYIVPAYEDVSLWHERDISHSSAERVILPDATSLVDYIVTRFTGILQNLTVFEDRMKQNMDQTYGLIYSQRVLLKLIESGMSREEAYDLVQSQAAIAWDEHKSFKELIVNHPTIKGKLGDTLVEAFDYHYHLRYVDDIFARVFGAEENN; translated from the coding sequence ATGTTAGAACGCTACACTAGGCCAGAAATGGGTAAAATATGGACGTTAGAAAACCGGTATCAGGCGTGGTTGGAGGTCGAAATTGCGGCCACAAACGCCTGGTCCAGGGAGGGCGAGGTACCCGCTGCAGATGCTTTGAAAATAGCACAAAATGCTAGTTTCACCGTGGAACGGGTGGCGGAGCTCGAAGAGCAGACTAGACACGATGTTGTTGCCTTTACCAGAACGGTCTCTGAGTCACTTGGTGCCGAGAAGAAGTGGGTGCATTACGGGCTCACGAGTACTGATGTGGTGGATACCGCTAACGGTTTGCTACTGAAACAGGCCAATCGGATTATTGCGGCTGATTTGGCTAAACTTGCCCAAACGCTTGCCGATTTAGCACATAAATATAAATACACCGTGACGATGGGAAGAACCCATGGTGTCCATGCAGAGCCCACGACATTTGGTCTTAAGCTTGCGCGGTGGTACTCTGAGGTCAAACGTGATCAAGAGCGTTTTGCCTATGCAGCTGATCAAGTAGAGGCAGGTAAAATAAGTGGTGCTGTGGGGACCTTTGCCAACGTTCCACCGCGTGTTGAACAGGATATCATGGACCAACTTGGATTACATGCGCAGGAAATTTCTACGCAAGTCTTACCACGTGACCTGCATGCCAACTACATTGCTACCCTCGCCCTGATTGCTACGGGAATTGAAAACTATGCGACCGAGATTCGTAGTCTCCAACGAACTGAAATTCATGAGGTCGAGGAAGGTTTTCATCCAGGCCAAAAGGGTTCGTCAGCAATGCCACATAAAAGAAATCCAATTGGCTCCGAAAATGTAACTGGCCTGGCCAGAATTTTGCGGGGGTACATTGTGCCGGCCTATGAGGATGTCTCCCTGTGGCATGAACGCGATATTTCACACTCATCAGCCGAACGAGTGATTCTACCTGATGCTACTTCTTTAGTGGATTATATTGTGACCAGATTCACCGGTATTCTGCAGAACCTCACCGTTTTCGAAGACAGAATGAAGCAGAATATGGATCAAACTTACGGTCTAATTTATAGTCAACGGGTGCTACTGAAACTGATTGAGTCGGGGATGTCACGGGAAGAAGCCTATGACCTGGTCCAGTCTCAGGCTGCGATAGCCTGGGATGAGCATAAATCATTTAAGGAGCTGATTGTGAATCACCCAACGATCAAAGGTAAACTCGGCGATACGCTAGTCGAGGCGTTCGACTACCATTACCATCTCAGATACGTTGACGATATTTTCGCGCGGGTTTTCGGTGCTGAAGAAAATAATTAG
- a CDS encoding two-component system regulatory protein YycI — protein sequence MDFKKIELIFLGVFVAINIFLFYTIWQIPYLSQNKATNTESSIRTEMAADNITTISLEDDGEEGYYLAGKVDNDFADGIGKLQDQRISYDQTTRVLSSRLNMVIKGATRSKLISALTKYKDSDNHILFGDEYAYSKQLSSDHDIVFVQLTDYGKIIDPVGQLHFPVKDGEINSYTQSYQEEITIVREKQETISQEQAVTNLYTYSELPNDSKVLAVELGYTKLTQVKGSVILFPSWVITIENKNTKNIQIKKVNAFNGTVINDSLADPTETK from the coding sequence ATGGATTTCAAAAAAATTGAACTTATTTTTCTTGGTGTATTCGTTGCTATTAATATCTTCCTTTTCTACACAATATGGCAGATCCCGTATTTATCACAGAATAAGGCAACAAATACTGAGAGTAGCATCAGAACAGAGATGGCTGCGGATAATATTACAACTATCAGCCTCGAAGATGACGGTGAGGAAGGATACTATCTTGCTGGAAAGGTTGATAATGACTTTGCGGATGGTATCGGCAAGCTCCAAGATCAACGGATTAGTTATGATCAAACGACGCGGGTGTTGAGTAGCCGACTAAATATGGTAATTAAAGGTGCAACACGTTCTAAATTGATCAGTGCACTTACCAAGTATAAGGATAGTGATAATCACATCCTATTTGGTGACGAATACGCGTATTCGAAACAGCTCTCCTCCGATCATGACATTGTATTTGTGCAATTAACGGACTATGGTAAGATTATTGATCCTGTTGGCCAACTGCATTTTCCAGTCAAGGATGGTGAGATCAATAGTTATACACAGAGCTATCAGGAAGAAATTACCATTGTCCGTGAGAAGCAGGAGACAATCAGTCAGGAACAGGCTGTCACGAATCTGTACACTTATAGCGAGTTACCCAATGATTCAAAGGTATTGGCAGTTGAACTCGGATACACCAAGTTAACGCAGGTTAAAGGAAGTGTTATCTTGTTTCCTAGTTGGGTGATTACTATTGAGAATAAAAATACTAAAAATATTCAAATTAAGAAAGTTAATGCGTTCAACGGAACCGTGATTAACGACAGTCTCGCTGATCCAACGGAAACAAAATAG
- a CDS encoding MBL fold metallo-hydrolase, with protein MQAAVLASSSSGNVTYIETKQHKVLVDAGLSGKKITELLASIGRDINDIDSIFITHEHSDHIKGLGVLMRRLNVNVYANSGTWDEMLAHNKIGKVPEDQIKIFEPDTLMSLDDLDINSFTVSHDAREPQFYQFMNDHKRMAILTDTGYASERLESQIKGADAYLLEFNHDLDMLRNGPYGWPLKQRIISDTGHLSNDSGSDALINLVDRHTKKVFLGHLSPHNNTKKLALTAAELTCAKFEPEVNSEFSLFTTDPAVAQPLFVV; from the coding sequence ATGCAAGCAGCAGTATTAGCAAGTAGTTCGTCTGGGAACGTCACCTACATTGAAACGAAGCAACACAAGGTTTTGGTGGATGCTGGACTTTCAGGGAAAAAAATTACGGAACTTTTAGCGTCGATTGGTAGGGACATTAATGATATCGACTCAATCTTCATTACACATGAACATTCGGACCATATTAAGGGATTAGGCGTTCTTATGCGGCGGCTAAACGTCAATGTCTATGCTAACTCAGGCACTTGGGACGAAATGCTGGCGCACAATAAAATTGGCAAGGTACCAGAAGATCAAATCAAGATATTTGAACCGGACACGTTAATGAGTCTTGATGACCTTGATATCAATAGTTTTACCGTTTCACATGACGCTAGAGAACCCCAGTTTTACCAGTTCATGAACGACCATAAACGGATGGCGATACTCACAGATACCGGGTATGCTTCTGAGCGCCTAGAGTCCCAAATTAAAGGTGCGGATGCCTATTTATTGGAGTTCAATCACGACTTAGACATGTTAAGAAATGGTCCATATGGTTGGCCTTTAAAGCAAAGAATTATCAGTGACACAGGACACCTATCTAATGACTCGGGGTCGGATGCCTTAATCAATTTGGTTGACCGGCACACGAAGAAGGTGTTTCTGGGGCATTTGAGTCCACATAACAACACTAAGAAGCTGGCATTGACTGCTGCGGAGCTTACATGTGCTAAATTTGAGCCAGAGGTAAACAGTGAATTCTCACTCTTTACAACCGACCCAGCAGTTGCTCAGCCGCTTTTTGTTGTTTAA
- a CDS encoding S1C family serine protease, with protein sequence MENKQNEPTKEKSSNTKGIIVKTAVIGAVAGILGGGVTYYGLDQLNDAPQTQTVQNNSSGTATTTSNTSDGATNSATSAYNKVSGAVVSVINLQKQESSAGDGSLDYFFGNSQSDDSSNNSSSDSLEEYSEGSGVIYMKSNGKGYIVTNNHVVAGSDKIQVILSNGKKLDAKLVGTDSVTDLAVLTIDDDDVSQVASFAESKNIKPGQTVIAIGSPLGSEYATSVTQGIISASNRTLTITDDYGNAVSQTTVIQTDAAINPGNSGGPLVNTSGQIIGINSMKMSTTTDGGSVEGMGFAIPSDEVVTISNKLVKDGKITRPQLGIRVASVSELTDAVKEQLDLADNITTGVYVASVTANGSGSAAGMKKGDVITEADGKKVEDVVSLHTILYSHKIGDTISVKVARGGQTKTLSVKLK encoded by the coding sequence ATGGAAAACAAGCAGAACGAACCAACAAAAGAAAAATCTTCAAATACTAAAGGGATAATTGTTAAAACCGCGGTGATTGGTGCCGTGGCCGGTATCTTAGGTGGTGGAGTTACTTACTATGGCCTGGATCAGCTGAACGATGCGCCTCAGACACAAACTGTGCAGAATAATTCTAGCGGTACGGCGACGACGACCAGCAATACATCTGATGGAGCAACGAATTCCGCGACATCTGCGTACAATAAAGTATCGGGTGCAGTAGTATCCGTCATTAATTTGCAGAAACAGGAAAGTTCAGCTGGTGATGGTTCCCTCGACTATTTCTTTGGTAATTCTCAATCTGATGACAGCAGCAATAATAGTTCTAGTGATTCGCTTGAAGAGTACAGCGAAGGCTCTGGCGTTATTTACATGAAGTCAAATGGCAAAGGCTATATCGTAACTAACAACCACGTTGTTGCAGGCTCGGATAAGATTCAGGTTATTCTAAGTAATGGGAAAAAACTTGATGCTAAGCTGGTTGGTACAGACAGTGTGACTGATCTAGCTGTGCTAACGATTGATGACGATGATGTGTCTCAAGTCGCAAGTTTTGCTGAGTCAAAGAATATTAAGCCTGGTCAAACAGTCATTGCCATTGGCTCACCATTGGGTAGTGAGTACGCAACCAGCGTCACACAAGGGATTATCTCGGCAAGCAATAGGACGCTGACAATCACGGATGACTATGGCAATGCGGTTAGTCAGACAACAGTTATTCAGACGGATGCGGCTATTAATCCTGGTAATTCTGGGGGCCCTTTGGTGAATACTTCTGGCCAGATTATTGGGATTAACTCAATGAAGATGTCTACCACTACTGATGGTGGTTCGGTTGAGGGCATGGGCTTCGCTATCCCGAGTGATGAGGTTGTGACAATTAGCAACAAACTGGTGAAGGACGGCAAAATTACTCGACCACAACTAGGTATTCGTGTTGCTAGTGTCAGTGAATTAACCGATGCTGTGAAGGAACAGTTGGATCTGGCGGATAACATTACGACCGGTGTATATGTGGCCTCCGTGACCGCTAACGGTTCAGGTAGCGCAGCAGGAATGAAAAAGGGTGACGTAATCACTGAAGCAGATGGGAAGAAGGTTGAAGATGTAGTTTCATTACATACGATTCTGTATTCACACAAGATAGGTGACACAATTTCTGTGAAAGTTGCTCGTGGTGGGCAAACCAAAACGCTCTCTGTTAAGTTGAAATAA
- a CDS encoding adenylosuccinate synthase: MTATVLVGSQWGDEGKGKMTDFLAQDAEVIVRYQGGNNAGHTIAFAGKEYKLHLIPSGIFFKDKLSVIGNGVVLNPKATVEELKYLADNGVERGQLLISSRAHVILPYHILLDKLQEESKGDAKVGTTNKGIGPAYMDKASRIGIRMADLLEKETFAEKLKINLAEKNKLFTKLYDSEPLNFDDIFEEYYEYGQQLKEFVTDTSVVVNEALDAGKNVLFEGAQGVMLDIDHGTYPFVTSSNPIAGGVTTGVGIGPSRITEVLGICKAYSTRVGAGPFPTELHNEIGDYIRETGHEYGTVTKRPRRIGWFDAVAMRHAVRVSGLTALSLNLLDVLTNISTIKIATGYQLNGTEIDYYPASLQELAECTPIYVELPGWTEDITGVTEFSDLPENAKSFLNKISELVGIPVATISVGPDREQTIIRDAIWK; this comes from the coding sequence ATGACAGCGACAGTTTTAGTTGGTAGCCAGTGGGGAGACGAAGGTAAAGGAAAGATGACGGATTTCTTGGCGCAGGACGCTGAGGTGATTGTTCGTTATCAGGGCGGTAATAATGCGGGGCACACTATCGCATTTGCTGGTAAGGAGTACAAGCTTCACTTAATCCCTTCCGGTATTTTTTTCAAAGATAAACTGAGCGTCATCGGCAATGGGGTCGTATTAAATCCCAAAGCGACTGTCGAAGAACTGAAATATTTGGCAGATAACGGTGTTGAGCGGGGTCAATTACTTATTTCTAGTCGGGCCCACGTCATCCTGCCGTACCACATTCTTTTGGATAAGTTACAAGAAGAGTCTAAAGGTGATGCCAAAGTTGGTACTACTAACAAGGGCATTGGGCCAGCGTACATGGATAAAGCGTCTAGAATCGGTATTAGGATGGCCGACTTGCTAGAGAAAGAGACGTTTGCCGAGAAGTTAAAGATTAATTTGGCTGAGAAAAATAAATTATTTACCAAGTTATATGATTCTGAGCCTCTGAATTTTGACGATATTTTCGAAGAATACTATGAATATGGCCAGCAACTAAAAGAATTTGTGACAGATACTTCAGTGGTTGTGAACGAGGCGCTTGACGCCGGCAAAAACGTGTTGTTCGAGGGTGCACAGGGTGTCATGCTCGACATCGATCACGGAACGTATCCGTTTGTGACATCGTCAAATCCAATCGCCGGTGGCGTCACTACGGGCGTTGGTATAGGGCCAAGTCGGATCACAGAAGTGCTAGGAATCTGCAAGGCCTATTCAACAAGGGTTGGTGCGGGTCCATTCCCAACAGAGCTGCACAATGAGATTGGCGATTATATTCGGGAAACCGGGCATGAATATGGTACGGTGACAAAGCGCCCGCGTCGGATTGGGTGGTTCGATGCCGTTGCAATGCGGCATGCCGTTCGGGTTTCAGGATTGACGGCACTCAGCCTTAATTTATTGGATGTTTTAACGAATATTTCTACAATCAAGATTGCGACGGGTTATCAATTAAACGGAACTGAGATTGATTACTATCCAGCAAGTCTGCAGGAATTGGCTGAATGTACTCCAATTTACGTTGAATTACCTGGTTGGACCGAGGATATCACCGGTGTGACAGAGTTCTCTGATCTGCCAGAAAACGCTAAATCATTTTTGAATAAAATCTCTGAATTGGTCGGAATTCCAGTTGCCACTATCTCAGTTGGACCTGACAGAGAGCAGACAATAATTCGGGACGCAATCTGGAAATAA
- the rlmH gene encoding 23S rRNA (pseudouridine(1915)-N(3))-methyltransferase RlmH produces MGIKIIGVGKIKEKYFTAAVGEYTKRMQRFGGLNIVEVKDEPAPDNMSETEITHVKDKEADKILSKIKEDDFVVTLEILGEEYSSEKLAAKIKELQTYGKSSIVFVIGGSNGLGDAVLNRSNLAVSFGRFTLPHQLMRVVLSEQIYRAFMINSGSTYHK; encoded by the coding sequence TTGGGGATAAAAATTATTGGTGTTGGTAAAATCAAAGAGAAGTACTTTACGGCAGCGGTTGGCGAATATACAAAACGAATGCAACGCTTTGGTGGATTAAATATCGTTGAAGTAAAGGATGAACCGGCCCCCGATAATATGTCAGAGACCGAAATAACACACGTGAAGGATAAAGAGGCAGATAAAATATTGTCCAAGATCAAAGAGGATGACTTTGTAGTTACGCTCGAGATATTGGGTGAAGAGTACTCGTCTGAAAAACTGGCCGCGAAAATTAAGGAGCTCCAGACTTACGGCAAGAGCTCGATTGTCTTTGTCATTGGTGGATCAAACGGGTTGGGGGATGCAGTTCTAAATCGGTCTAACCTCGCCGTTAGTTTTGGTCGGTTCACTCTACCACACCAGCTGATGCGAGTTGTCTTAAGTGAACAGATCTATCGAGCGTTCATGATTAACAGTGGTAGTACCTATCATAAGTAA